The proteins below are encoded in one region of Salmo salar chromosome ssa02, Ssal_v3.1, whole genome shotgun sequence:
- the LOC106587198 gene encoding trinucleotide repeat-containing gene 6C protein isoform X4, with protein MEENTNKKQEKTKKEAAQKQAADLKTKVPEPAKPSPSPLHHPTTCVTLPQASHPPSSSSSVRTNGKRAPPSTQQTPQQQTPPQPPSSSSGPRYPPREVPPRFRQQEHKQLLKRGQPLPAGALSSLTVTPASNPLTPGAPASSSSSAGKRHTDLPFQSGPGAQYENPHWGALPPATDRSSTTSSSWDQVIIDGSDTEAWPSISRSSDSRPANPSECATAADYTNPETSSNMSMAAGATSQQAHYPSLKANVTNVASMMQPGGGQGVGAIGSRGWGSGSGPITMAPTEGAKPDGLGPNMGRSGRAPGWNSQSSFSLNLNPNANPSAWPVLGQEGAGDGPNPASLPPNGSLGNGSLGGDENNSSSTWGGMMSPDAPSSNKNVSFSSMEHSNLNTEGQNSHHTKQPLSPIHGLPGWGGQSPTESSQLNGDAGSSVWGNGDTKTSADSSSKNSGWDSAPSGGMSGWGHSGSGGGASGGGEGGWGGDWGKPSSGEAKGGWDSSDGPAQDQQVSSWGQPIPAPTSEGSGSGGSEGRSHRRDRTGSEDGGPPPLPRQDLDPRVLCNTGWGQTPVRQHTSWEMEEQRAANERKTSEMRGGGGGDTWRGSSPSSGSPPDPRNGGANPNLGPSQRPGSGGSGGKSEGPSGWGGPPPSGWGEQPVNKAPNGSVSGWGEPMAQGHNTTNNGPKSGVQSWGVPEGKSSPTWDDGPAKTQQNQSQSWGEGPKSSHGWGSGHGSGSRGSNGSNGSNGGEWREPAEVKKNGSSSHMWEGEGGNGREGGGWKDSTRGGGGNGGGWASKPASAVGGGGWGETQHPNSPAPGWGSKPQESPNGPAPGWGSKPQESPNGPAPGWGSKPQESPNGPAPGWGSKPQESPNGPAPGWGSKPQESPNGPAPGWGSKPQESPNGNSGGVGTGGGSMGSWGGPASVRQSSNPGWGPGSSVAKPDPAMEPTGWEEPSPPSIRRKMEIDDGTSTWGDPSAYNKTVNMWDRNNPTGGNGNQGNNPTQPPTSKSNGGMAVNSHNHSSVPPSNNNHHHMNHHHPHHGQPPPHSQHHGNNGSPNTAAPHQGGGPQGRPPMANPGWGELPSVQQPKPEPAWGEPAGPSPAVDNGTSAWGKPPGVPGGWGDGGHGGHEPNGPYRRGNNGPSGPAPCKPAPKSMQDGWGGGREEEMGMSSGQWDADAGDMWNSPASQESSSSCNSWGQPPKKGPPKGKMGNQPDEAWIMNRLIKQLTDMGFPRDPAEEALKSNNMNLDQAMSALLEKKTELDKRGMGMSDYNNGMNKPLGCRPQALSKDPSSDRSPFLDKDGGLSDDAPPSPFLPSPVSLKLPLVNNLQPGLALGSPGLNMQNLNNRQVQAQLLQFAAKNIGLNPALLTSPINPQQMTLLYQLQQLQMAYQRLQIQQQMMQAQRNVSGPIRQQEQQVARTINNMQQQIQQHQRQLYQALLMKQQPPGSHSGLHPGQGKSALDSFPGHPQAPGLSDLHTKEPQSSPNSYSPYPLSGLNPNMNVNCMEVGGLSMKEPPQPQSRLSQWTHPNSMDSLSGNSSHMEANLNKHGAISAASNLGPPGKPPHMDDSYSPYSMMGGSESPTSPLVPPDSWGQGPGKSPKDQITNGTNINWPPEFCPGVPWKGLQNIDPENDPNMTPGSVPSGPTINTNIQDVNRYLLRDRSGGSSPPSPPQNGALPPSTDWPVSGCYTSSFSLSSPDEECAGKLSDMKSTWSPGPISHPSQASLSHELWKVPQGPRNNTAPSRPPPGLTNPAKPSSTWGGNSLGLAQGWSSSYTSEGTTWSTDSSNRTSSWLVLRNLTPQIDGSTLRTLCMQHGPLITFHLFLTQGNAVVRYSSKEEAAKAQKSLHMCVLGNTTILAEFAGEEEVNRYFAQGQQQLPPTTSWQPNPGTNQTRMGGGGGSQQHAIGHHWSSGGGGLGGGAKTGGGGDLLWGGVPQYSSLWGPPSGDDSRGVIGSPNPINTLLPGDLLSGESM; from the exons GCTGCTGACCTGAAAACCAAAG TGCCAGAGCCAGCTAAGCCCAGCCCCAGtcccctccaccaccccaccacctgtGTGACCCTGCCCCAGGCCtcacaccccccctcctcctcctcttcagtcaGAACCAATGGGAAGCGCGCCCCCCCTAGCACCCAGCAAACACCACAGCAGCAGACCCCACCTCAGCCTCCGTCATCGTCCTCAGGCCCCCGCTACCCGCCCCGTGAGGTGCCCCCGCGTTTCCGCCAGCAGGAGCACAAGCAGCTACTGAAGAGGGGCCAGCCACTGCCCGCCGGAGCCCTGAGTAGCCTCACAGTGACCCCCGCCTCCAACCCGCTCACCCCCGGTGCCCcagcttcttcctcctcctccgcaGGCAAGCGCCACACAG ACCTGCCCTTCCAGAGTGGTCCTGGTGCCCAGTATGAGAATCCCCACTGGGGAGCCTTACCACCAGCCACCGACCGCAGCAGCACCACCAGTAGTAGCTGGGATCAAGTGATCATTGACGGGAGCGACACCGAGGCCTGGCCCTCCATCAGTCGCAGCAGCGACAGCCGACCAGCGAATCCTTCAGAATGTGCCACAGCCGCTGACTATACAAACCCAGAGACCAGCAGCAACATGAGCATGGCCGCGGGGGCTACTAGCCAGCAGGCCCACTACCCCTCTCTCAAAGCTAACGTCACTAACGTAGCTAGCATGATGCAGCCTGGCGGTGGCCAGGGAGTTGGCGCCATCGGCAGCAGGGGCTGGGGCTCCGGATCAGGCCCTATCACCATGGCTCCCACTGAGGGAGCCAAACCCGACGGCCTAGGGCCCAACATGGGCCGGAGTGGAAGAGCACCTGGCTGGAACTCCCAGTCCAGCTTTAGCCTGAACCTGAACCCCAACGCCAACCCCTCGGCCTGGCCCGTGCTGGGGCAAGAGGGGGCTGGAGACGGCCCCAACCCCGCCTCACTACCTCCCAACGGCAGCCTGGGCAACGGTAGCCTGGGAGGGGACgagaacaacagcagcagcacctGGGGAGGCATGATGAGCCCTGACGCCCCGTCCTCCAATAAGAATGTGTCTTTCAGCAGCATGGAACATTCCAACCTTAACACTGAGGGACAAAACAGCCACCACACTAAGCAGCCACTCAGCCCCATCCACGGCCTGCCTGGCTGGGGAGGCCAGTCTCCTACAGAGTCCTCCCAGCTCAACGGAGACGCAGGGAGCTCCGTCTGGGGCAACGGAGACACCAAGACATCCGCTGACTCCTCCTCCAAGAACTCAGGCTGGGACTCGGCACCCTCCGGAGGCATGTCCGGCtggggccactctggcagcggaGGAGGCGCGAGTGGCGGTGGAGAAGGAGGCTGGGGAGGAGACTGGGGGAAGCCCTCCAGCGGTGAGGCCAAAGGAGGCTGGGATTCCTCAGATGGCCCAGCCCAGGACCAGCAGGTGAGCTCCTGGGGCCAGCCAATCCCGGCCCCGACTAGTGAGGGTAGCGGAAGTGGCGGCAGTGAGGGGCGCTCCCACCGCAGGGACAGGACCGGCAGCGAGGACGGAGGCCCCCCTCCCCTTCCTCGGCAGGACCTTGACCCCCGGGTGCTGTGCAACACAGGCTGGGGCCAGACGCCCGTCCGCCAGCACACCtcctgggagatggaggagcagCGCGCCGCCAATGAGAGGAAGACCAGCGAGATGAGGGGAGGCGGTGGAGGGGACACTTGGAGGGGCTCCAGCCCCTCTTCCGGATCCCCACCGGACCCCCGGAACGGGGGAGCCAACCCTAACTTGGGACCATCTCAGAGGCCAGGCTCAGGGGGCTCCGGAGGCAAGAGCGAGGGACCCTCAGGCTGGGGAGGCCCTCCACCCTCAGGCTGGGGGGAGCAGCCTGTCAACAAGGCCCCCAACGGTTCCGTCAGTGGCTGGGGGGAGCCCATGGCCCAAGGCCACAACACCACAAACAATGGCCCCAAGAGTGGAGTTCAATCCTGGGGTGTCCCTGAGGGGAAGTCCTCCCCTACCTGGGACGACGGGCCAGCGAAGACCCAGCAGAACCAGTCCCAGAGCTGGGGAGAGGGTCCCAAGTCTTCCCACGGCTGGGGCTCCGGCCACGGAAGTGGCAGCCGTGGCTCCAATGGCTCCAACGGCTCCaatggaggagagtggagagaaccGGCCGAGGTGAAGAAGAATGGATCCTCCAGCCACATGtgggaaggagaaggagggaaTGGACGAGaaggaggagggtggaaggaCAGCaccagaggaggtggaggaaatgGGGGCGGCTGGGCGTCGAAGCCTGCCTCTGCTGTTGGAGGTGGTGGCTGGGGGGAGACCCAACATCCCAACAGCCCAGCACCAGGATGGGGCTCCAAGCCCCAGGAAAGCCCCAACGGCCCAGCACCAGGATGGGGCTCCAAGCCCCAGGAAAGCCCCAACGGCCCAGCACCAGGATGGGGCTCCAAGCCCCAGGAAAGCCCCAACGGCCCAGCACCAGGATGGGGCTCCAAGCCCCAGGAAAGCCCCAACGGCCCAGCACCAGGATGGGGCTCCAAGCCCCAGGAAAGCCCCAACGGCCCAGCACCAGGATGGGGCTCCAAGCCCCAGGAAAGCCCCAACGGAAATAGTGGAGGTGTTGGAACAGGAGGAGGCAGCATGGGGTCCTGGGGCGGCCCTGCATCTGTAAGGCAGAGTTCCAACCCCGGCTGGGGCCCGGGGAGCTCTGTAGCCAAACCCGACCCAGCGATGGAGCCCACCGGCTGGGAggaaccctctcctccctccatccgcCGCAAGATGGAGATCGATGACGGCACGTCCACCTGGGGAGACCCTAGCGCCTACAACAAGACTGTGAATATGTGGGACCGCAACAACCCCACTGGAGGTAACGGTAACCAAGGCAACAACCCCACCCAGCCGCCGACCAGCAAGAGCAACGGAGGCATGGCCGTCAACAGCCACAACCACTCCTCCGTCCCCCCTAGCAACAACAATCACCACCACATGAACCACCACCACCCGCACCACGGACAGCCCCCGCCACACAGCCAGCACCACGGCAACAATGGATCCCCCAACACCGCCGCCCCGCACCAGGGCGGTGGACCCCAGGGCAGACCACCTATGGCCAACCCAG gctgGGGGGAGCTGCCCAGTGTCCAGCAGCCCAAGCCAGAGCCAGCATGGGGGGAGCCCGCTGGCCCCTCTCCTGCAGTGGACAACGGCACCTCTGCCTGGGGCAAACCCCCTGGTGTTCCTGGAGGCTGGGGCGATGGGGGGCACGGAGGGCACGAACCCAATGGACCCTACAGGAGGGGCAACAACGGCCCCTCTGGACCGGCCCCCTGCAAGCCAG CCCCCAAATCTATGCAAGACGGCTGGGGAggcgggagggaggaggagatgggcaTGTCTTCTGGCCAATGGGATGCTGACGCCGGAGACATGTGGAACAGCCCCGCCTCCCAGGAGAGCAGCTCCTCCTGTAACTCGTGGGGCCAGCCGCCCAAGAAGGGCCCGCCCAAGGGCAAGATGGGCAACCAGCCAGACGAAGCCTGGATCATGAACCGTCTCATCAAGCAGCTCACTGACATGGGCTTCCCG AGGGATCCTGCCGAGGAGGCTCTGAAGAGCAACAACATGAACCTGGACCAGGCCATGA GCGCTTTGTTGGAGAAGAAGACTGAACTGGACAAGCGGGGCATGGGCATGTCAGACTACAACAACGGGATGAACAAGCCGTTGGGTTGCCGTCCCCAGGCCCTCTCCAAAGACCCCTCCTCGGACCGCAGCCCATTCCTAGACAAG GACGGTGGTTTGTCAGATGACGCCCCCCCCTCACCGTTTCTGCCTTCTCCCGTCAGCCTGAAGCTCCCCCTGGTTAACAACCTGCAGCCTGGGCTGGCCCTGGGCTCCCCGGGGCTCAACATGCAGAACTTGAACAACAGACAG GTTCAAGCACAGCTCTTGCAGTTTGCCGCAAAAAACATTGGTCTGAACCCTGCACTTTTAACCTCACCAATAAACCCTCAACAAATGACCCTGTTGTACCAACTTCAGCAACTGCAAATG gcGTACCAGCGTTTACAAATCCAGCAGCAGATGATGCAAGCTCAGCGCAACGTCTCCGGCCCCATCAGACAACAAGAGCAGCAA gTTGCACGTACAATCAATAACATGCAGCAGCAGATCCAACAGCACCAGCGTCAGCTGTACCAGGCCCTGCTGATGAAGCAGCAGCCCCCCGGCTCCCACTCCGGCCTGCACCCGGGCCAAGGCAAATCAGCCCTGGACTCGTTCCCAGGCCACCCCCAGGCTCCGGGCCTCTCCGACCTGCACACCAAAGAGCCGCAGTCTTCTCCCAACTCCTACAGCCCCTACCCCCTCT CTGGACTCAATCCAAACATGAATGTAAACTGCATGGAGGTGGGGGGCCTGTCCATGAAGGAGcccccccagccccagtcccGTCTGTCCCAGTGGACCCACCCCAACTCCATGGACAGCCTCTCTGGAAACTCCTCCCACATGGAGGCCAACCTCAATAAGCATG GTGCCATTTCTGCTGCTTCTAACCTGGGCCCCCCTGGAAAGCCTCCCCACATGGATGACTCCTACAGCCCATACAGTATGATGGGTGGGTCTGAGTCTCCCACCTCCCCCCTGGTTCCCCCTGACAGCTGGGGCCAGGGACCAGGAAAGAGCCCCAAGGACCAGATCACCAATGGAACGAATATCAACTGGCCCCCAG AGTTCTGTCCAGGCGTGCCCTGGAAGGGCCTGCAAAACATTGACCCTGAGAACGACCCCAACATGACCCCAGGAAGTGTACCCAGCGGCCCCACCATCAACACCAACATCCAGGACGTCAACCGCTACCTGCTCCGGGACCGCAGCGGAG GCTCCTCCCCTCCTTCACCGCCTCAGAACGGTGCTCTGCCCCCCTCCACGGACTGGCCAGTCAGTGGCTGCTACACTAGCTCTTTCAGTCTGTCCTCCCCGGATGAGGAGTGTGCAG gtAAACTATCTGACATGAAGTCCACCTGGTCCCCGGGGCCCATCTCCCACCCCTCCCAGGCCTCTCTATCCCACGAGCTGTGGAAGGTCCCCCAGGGGCCCCGTAACAACACAGCCCCTTCAAGACCCCCTCCGGGCCtcaccaaccctgccaagccctCCTCCACCTGGGGAGGAAACTCCCTGGGCCTGGCCCAAGGCTGGAGCAGCTCGTACACCTCAG agGGCACCACCTGGAGCACAGACAGCTCCAACAGGACCAGTAGCTGGCTGGTACTGAGGAACCTCACCCCCCAGATAGACGGCTCCACCCTGCGGACGCTGTGCATGCAGCACGGCCCCCTCATCACATTCCACCTCTTCCTGACCCAGGGAAACGCTGTGGTGCGATATAGCTCCAAGGAGGAGGCTGCCAAGGCCCAGAAGTCCCTGCACAT GTGTGTGCTGGGGAACACCACCATCCTGGCGGAGTTTGccggggaggaggaggtgaaccGCTACTTTGCACAAGGCCAGCAGCAGCTCCCGCCCACCACCAGCTGGCAGCCCAACCCCGGCACCAATCAGACGCGCATGGGAGGAGGCGGAGGTTCGCAGCAGCACGCTATTGGCCATCACTGGAGCAGCGGTGGTGGGGGCCTGGGGGGAGGAGCCAAGACGGGCGGAGGCGGAGACCTCCTGTGGGGGGGCGTGCCCCAGTACTCCAGCCTGTGGGGGCCCCCTAGTGGCGATGACAGTCGTGGCGTCATCGGGAGCCCTAACCCCATCAACACGCTGTTGCCAGGCGACT